In the genome of Candidatus Thermoplasmatota archaeon, one region contains:
- the cas2 gene encoding CRISPR-associated endonuclease Cas2 — protein MYVIVVYDVNVERIDKVRIFLKQYLNWVQNSVFEGELTKVELKIIEKGVKDLIDQEQDSVRVYVLRNDKYLKTIELGTSKVKLSEII, from the coding sequence ATGTATGTTATAGTTGTTTATGACGTGAATGTGGAACGAATTGATAAAGTCAGGATATTTCTTAAGCAATATTTAAATTGGGTCCAGAATTCTGTTTTCGAAGGTGAACTGACTAAAGTGGAACTAAAAATTATTGAAAAGGGAGTTAAAGATTTAATTGATCAAGAGCAGGATTCTGTAAGAGTTTATGTATTAAGAAATGATAAGTACTTGAAAACAATCGAATTGGGAACGAGCAAGGTCAAACTCTCCGAAATCATCTAA